In the genome of Oscillatoria salina IIICB1, one region contains:
- a CDS encoding ParA family protein, with the protein MNLLAPEDTLVLSLSKQGHCYQRVLTKKRILCLIQPSLGLLSYISLVASTHVLVPIHTSFKAFKGTELLLNTIVRVKRKANKNLTVAGFLPTLYAKVNSQDSRALKAINEQMALFGSVLPPIPRSTALADAAEERVPLAQYQAKHPAVDEKSIRKELSRDKG; encoded by the coding sequence ATGAACTTACTGGCTCCAGAAGATACACTTGTACTGTCACTATCTAAGCAAGGTCACTGTTACCAGCGCGTGCTGACAAAAAAAAGAATTTTGTGTTTAATTCAACCTTCGTTAGGATTATTGTCTTATATCTCCTTGGTCGCTTCAACTCATGTTCTTGTCCCTATTCATACCAGTTTCAAAGCTTTTAAAGGTACTGAACTTTTATTGAACACGATTGTCCGAGTTAAAAGAAAAGCTAATAAAAATCTTACGGTTGCCGGATTTTTACCCACACTCTATGCTAAAGTAAACTCTCAGGATTCACGGGCATTAAAAGCAATTAACGAACAAATGGCACTCTTTGGTTCAGTTTTGCCTCCGATACCCCGGAGTACCGCACTAGCTGACGCGGCTGAAGAAAGAGTTCCCTTGGCGCAATATCAGGCTAAACATCCAGCCGTTGATGAAAAATCGATTAGAAAAGAATTATCAAGGGACAAGGGATAA
- a CDS encoding ParB/RepB/Spo0J family partition protein, protein MKNRLEKNYQGTRDNVIPKQEIEVIEETFASLGLMGWRSFVQNRLPLLKLPDQILEALQKGQLEYTKARAIARVKDEAQRERLLSEAIAGDWSLSQKPTPVRVATLPSTLPLGGHLIIDSLPKD, encoded by the coding sequence ATGAAAAATCGATTAGAAAAGAATTATCAAGGGACAAGGGATAACGTTATCCCTAAGCAAGAAATCGAGGTTATTGAAGAAACATTCGCTTCATTAGGGCTGATGGGATGGCGTTCCTTCGTGCAAAACCGCTTACCCTTGCTGAAATTACCCGACCAGATATTAGAGGCATTACAAAAAGGGCAACTGGAATATACTAAAGCTAGAGCGATCGCTCGTGTAAAAGATGAAGCACAACGAGAGAGATTATTGTCGGAAGCGATTGCTGGGGATTGGTCTCTTAGTCAAAAACCTACACCTGTCAGAGTGGCAACACTCCCCTCGACTCTACCTCTCGGCGGCCACCTTATTATTGATTCACTGCCCAAAGATTAA